TTGCCGCACCGACCCGGGCCGCGGAAGACGCCGTCGTGATCCCCGCCCCCGCAATGGACGCAGCACCCGCAAGCGGCATCCAGACCGCTGTGATCGCCGGCGGCTGCTTCTGGGGCGTGCAGGGCGTGTTCCAGCACACCGCCGGCGTCGTCAACGCCGTCTCCGGCTATGCCGGCGGCACCAAGGCGACCGCCGACTACCAGACTGTCTCGAGCGGCCGGACCGGCCACGCCGAGTCGGTCGAGATCAAGTTCGACCCGAAGAAGATCTCCTACGGCAAGATCCTCCAGATCTACTTCTCGGTGGCGCACGATCCGACCCAGCTCAATCGCCAGGGCCCGGACAGCGGCACGCAATATCGCTCGGCGATCTTCACCACCTCCGACGAGCAGAAGAAGGTCGCGGAGGCCTATATCGCCCAGCTCGACGGCGCCAAAGTGTTCAGCAAGCCGATCGTGACCAAGGTCGGCGCGCTCGAGGCGTTCTATCCGGCCGAGGGCTATCACCAGGACTATCTGACGCTGCACCCGAACCAGCCCTACATCGCCTATAACGACATCCCGAAGGTCGAGAACCTGAAAAAACTGTTCGCGGATAACTACATTGAAAAGCCGACGCTGGTGAGCGCCAGCAAGGCCACCAACTGATCGCGAGATCATCAGAACAACGGGAGACCCATGCCCGACACCAAGACGAAAACCACAGACGACAAGGTCATCAAGAGCGAAGAGCAGTGGCGCAGCGAATTGTCGCCGATGCAGTACGCGGTGCTGCGCGAGAAGGCGACCGAGCGTCCCTTCTCAGGCGAGTATGAGCACGACCACCGTGCCGGCACCTATGTCTGCGCAGGCTGCGGCAACGTGCTGTTCGAGTCCGACGCCAAGTTCGACTCCGGCTGCGGCTGGCCGAGCTTCACCGCGCCCGCGGTCGAGAGTCATATCGACGAGGAGCACGACACAACCCACGGCATGATCCGCACCGAGGTGCTCTGCTCCAAATGCAGCGGCCATCTCGGCCACGTCTTTCCGGACGGACCGGGACCAACCGGCCTGCGCTACTGCATCAACTCGGCGGCGCTGAAGCTCGAGCCGAAATAATATTGCGCGCCGCCGGGTTCCCTGATGGAACCCGGCGGCCCGATGTGCTTTTCTTGACTGGCGGTCCAGCCGTTGAGCGTCATCCCGGCGGCCGCCAGGGAGGACGGCATGTCACTCGGGACCATCCTGATCATCCTGGTGATCATCTATCTCCTGG
This portion of the Bradyrhizobium diazoefficiens genome encodes:
- the msrB gene encoding peptide-methionine (R)-S-oxide reductase MsrB yields the protein MPDTKTKTTDDKVIKSEEQWRSELSPMQYAVLREKATERPFSGEYEHDHRAGTYVCAGCGNVLFESDAKFDSGCGWPSFTAPAVESHIDEEHDTTHGMIRTEVLCSKCSGHLGHVFPDGPGPTGLRYCINSAALKLEPK
- the msrA gene encoding peptide-methionine (S)-S-oxide reductase MsrA, translating into MRRSVLSLLAATTALTLAFAAPTRAAEDAVVIPAPAMDAAPASGIQTAVIAGGCFWGVQGVFQHTAGVVNAVSGYAGGTKATADYQTVSSGRTGHAESVEIKFDPKKISYGKILQIYFSVAHDPTQLNRQGPDSGTQYRSAIFTTSDEQKKVAEAYIAQLDGAKVFSKPIVTKVGALEAFYPAEGYHQDYLTLHPNQPYIAYNDIPKVENLKKLFADNYIEKPTLVSASKATN